One genomic window of Quercus robur chromosome 6, dhQueRobu3.1, whole genome shotgun sequence includes the following:
- the LOC126689757 gene encoding serine--tRNA ligase-like, protein MLDHNLFREDRDDINNPNLVRESQRLRYADVDVVDQIIHLDKQRRQCQYELDNLRQEFNKINREIARLKIAGEDATETIKNTKENKKLTAKKEAQFQEIKDELYRKLGTVGNLVHASVPISNDEANNAVIRCWGEKRMEPNLRNHVELMELTGIADTRKGGNVAGGRGYFLKGMGVLLNQALINFGLSLLRRRGYTLMQTPSLMRKDVMIKCAQLSQFDEELYKVTGEGDEKYLIATSEQPLCSYHQGEWINPKQLPLRYAGYSSCFRKEAGSHGKDTLGIFRVHQFEKVEQFCITSPNGNESWKMHEEMITNSEDFYQELKIPYQTVAVVSGALNNAAAKKYDLEGWFPASKRYRELVSCSNCTDYQSRRLEIRYGLNKNDEQAKQYVHMLNSTLVATERTICCILENYQKEDGVEIPEALLPYMDGVTFLPF, encoded by the exons ATGTTGGACCACAACCTCTTCAGGGAAGACAGGGACGACATCAACAACCCTAATCTTGTACGTGAATCTCAGCGCCTTCGATATGCTGATGTTGATGTCGTTGATCAAATCATTCACCTTGATAAACAACGAAGACAat GTCAATATGAGCTTGATAATCTGCGCCAAGAGTTCAATAAGATTAACAGGGAAATTGCCCGCCTTAAAATA GCAGGAGAAGATGCAACTGAAACGATAAAGAATACGAAAGAGAACAAGAAATTGACAGCAAAGAAAGAAGCTCAATTTCAGGAAATTAAAGATGAATTGTACAGAAAATTGGGGACAGTTGGAAACCTTGTCCATGCCTCGGTTCCAATCTCCAATGATGAG GCAAATAATGCTGTAATTCGGTGTTGGGGGGAGAAGCGAATGGAACCAAATCTAAGGAACCATGTTGAGCTTATGGAGTTGACTGGAATTGCAGATACTAGAAAAG GTGGTAATGTAGCTGGAGGCAGAGGTTACTTCTTGAAAGGAATGGGAGTACTTCTAAATCAGGCTTTAATAAACTTTGGTTTGTCATTGCTAAGAAGAAGAGGTTATACATTAATGCAGACTCCTTCCTTAATGAGAAAAGATGTTATGATTAAGTGCGCTCAACTATCTCAATTTGATGAAGAGCTTTACAAG GTCACTGGTGAGGGAGATGAAAAGTATCTGATTGCAACATCTGAGCAACCATTGTGTTCTTATCACCAAGGTGAATGGATTAATCCCAAGCAATTACCCTTAAG ATATGCAGGATATTCATCTTGTTTCCGAAAAGAAGCTGGTTCACATGGTAAGGATACTCTAGGTATTTTCCGAGTTCATCAATTTGAGAAGGTGGAGCAGTTTTGCATTACCAGCCCAAATGGTAATGAGTCTTGGAAAATGCATGAGGAAATGATCACAAATTCTGAGGATTTCTACCAGGAG CTAAAGATCCCCTATCAAACTGTTGCAGTGGTTTCCGGTGCATTAAATAATGCAGCCGCAAAGAAGTATGATTTAGAAGGGTGGTTTCCTGCATCCAAAAGATATAGAGAACTTGTGTCCTGTTCGAACTGCACTGACTACCAGTCCAGGAGACTAGAAATTCGTTATGGGTTGAACAAG AATGATGAACAGGCAAAGCAATATGTTCACATGTTGAACTCTACCCTCGTAGCAACCGAGAGGACCATTTGTTGCATCCTTGAAAATTACCAGAAGGAAGATGGTGTTGAGATCCCAGAAGCTTTACTACCCTATATGGATGGTGTCACTTTCCTTCCTTTCTGA
- the LOC126689346 gene encoding peroxisomal adenine nucleotide carrier 1-like translates to MGIDLESLSEATSGAIGALVSTTILYPLDTCKTKYQAEVRTQHQQKYRNISDVLWEAISTRQVLSLYQGLGTKNLQSFISQFVYFYGYSFSKRLYLEKSGNKTIGTRANLIVAAAAGACTVIVTQPLDTASSRMQTSEFGKSKGLWKSLSEGTWNEAFDGLGISLLLTANPSIQYTVFDQLKERLLKGKLSKKAPTELSPKALSAFNAFVLGAVSKCVATCLTYPAIRCKVMIQAAESDEDGNQEAGQKAQKTVSGAVYAIWKREGLLGFFKGLQAQILKTVISSALHLMIKEKITKTTWVLMLALRKYLFVTRPKLKGT, encoded by the exons ATGGGCATTGACCTCGAATCTTTGTCAGAGGCCACTTCAGGGGCCATTGGAGCTCTTGTTAGCACCACCATCTTGTACCCTCTTGATACCTGTAAGACCAAATATCAAGCTGAAGTTCGAACTCAACATCAGCAAAAGTACAG GAATATTTCTGATGTTTTATGGGAAGCAATTTCTACCCGTCAGGTGCTCTCATTGTACCAGGGCCTTGGGACAAAGAACCTTCAGTCCTTTATTTCACAGTTTGTCTACTTCTATGGATACAGCTTCTCCAAAAGGCTGTACTTGGAGAAAAGTGGAAACAAAACCATAGGAACAAGAGCAAACTTGATTGTTGCTGCTGCCGCCGGGGCTTGTACAGTCATAGTCACACAG CCCTTGGATACAGCATCCTCAAGGATGCAGACAAGTGAGTTTGGGAAATCAAAAGGACTTTGGAAGAGCCTCTCAGAAGGTACTTGGAATGAGGCATTTGATGGTCTAGGCATATCTCTTCTTTTGACAGCAAACCCATCTATCCAG TACACCGTTTTTGATCAGCTAAAAGAGAGGCTATTGAAGGGGAAGCTGAGCAAAAAAGCACCTACAGAGTTATCCCCAAAAGCTCTTTCTGCTTTTAATGCTTTCGTGTTGGGTGCAGTTTCGAAGTGTGTTGCTACCTGCTTGACTTACCCAGCTATCAG GTGTAAAGTCATGATTCAGGCTGCGGAGTCAGATGAAGATGGGAACCAAGAAGCCGGACAAAAAGCACAGAAGACAGTTTCAGGTGCAGTCTACGCCATTTGGAAAAGAGAGGGCCTACTGGGTTTCTTCAAAGGATTACAGGCCCAAATACTGAAGACTGTGATAAGCTCAGCATTGCATTTGATGATAAAGGAGAAGATTACAAAGACAACATGGGTCCTAATGCTTGCGCTGAGAAAGTATCTGTTTGTCACCCGCCCCAAACTAAAAGGCACATGA
- the LOC126689347 gene encoding mitogen-activated protein kinase kinase kinase NPK1 isoform X2, producing MQGILGSVRQSLVFRTAGGSGGEDGGVGGSFGGFVEKIGSSIRKSRIGLFSKSPVRALPPVPKSDDAQPIRWRRGELIGCGAFGRVYMGMNLDSGELLAVKQVSITTNSASKEKTQAHIRELEEEVKLLKNLSHPNIVRYLGTAREHDSLNILLEFVPGGSISSLLGKFGSFPESVIRMYTKQLLLGLEYLHKNGIMHRDIKGANILVDNKGCIKLADFGASKQVVELATINGAKSMKGTPYWMAPEVILQTGHSFSADIWSVGCTVIEMATGKPPWSQQYQEVAALFHIGTTKSHPPIPEHLSAEAKDFLLKCLQKEPDLRHVASDLLQHPFVTGDYWESHPISTSVMESVSNIVTPEMNLKNSLNHVIRMSTCTGLKDVCEMDSLRISTVYPQNSLNLNVRSWGLSNPDDDMCQIDDKDDLMVGASVKLKSIIVSDDLNKFDGSLESERSGIDLSPGQTIQNAAGSPGVPGKGENDFTFPCGPTGAEDDDEVTESKIRAFLDEKALDLKKLQTPLYEFYSTMNAAGPPGAVQMAQSENALNILNLPPKSRSPNRTPTRRLSVVHSTNNARPGNHAKNESNASGLHDRALQEIQPPQQSEWKGLLLDSQQESFNPSDSFSERQRKWKEELDEELKRNREMMRQAGAGGKTSSPNNCILTRQRERLRFAFSGK from the exons ATGCAGGGCATTTTGGGATCGGTTCGCCAGTCCTTGGTGTTCCGAACAGCTGGCGGCAGCGGCGGTGAAGACGGAGGAGTAGGAGGAAGCTTCGGCGGTTTCGTAGAGAAGATCGGCTCCAGCATTCGCAAATCTCGAATCGGACTGTTCTCCAAATCGCCGGTTCGCGCACTCCCTCCGGTTCCAAAATCCGATGACGCTCAGCCGATCCGGTGGCGCAGAGGCGAGTTGATTGGTTGCGGCGCTTTCGGTCGCGTTTATATGGGGATGAACCTCGACTCCGGCGAGCTACTCGCCGTCAAACAG GTTTCGATTACGACGAATAGTGCTTCAAAGGAGAAAACACAA gcTCACATTAGGGAATTGGAGGAGGAAGTAAAGTTGCTGAAGAATCTTTCACATCCAAATATTGTT AGATATTTGGGAACTGCTAGAGAGCATGACTCATTGAATATTCTGTTGGAATTTGTTCCGGGTGGATCTATATCATCACTCTTAGGGAAATTCGGATCCTTCCCCGAGTCT GTTATAAGAATGTATACAAAACAATTGTTACTGGGTCTTGAATACCTTCACAAGAATGGAATTATGCATAGGGACATCAAG GGTGCAAACATTCTTGTTGATAATAAGGGATGCATTAAACTTGCGGACTTTGGTGCGTCCAAGCAAGTTGTTGAGTTG GCTACTATAAATGGTGCCAAGTCGATGAAGGGTACTCCATATTGGATGGCTCCCGAAGTTATTCTTCAAACTGGGCATAGCTT CTCTGCTGATATATGGAGTGTCGGGTGTACTGTAATTGAGATGGCTACAGGAAAGCCTCCATGGAGCCAACAATATCAGGAG GTTGCTGCTCTCTTCCATATTGGAACAACTAAATCTCATCCACCCATCCCTGAGCATCTCTCTGCTGAGGCGAaggattttcttttaaaatgttTACAGAA GGAACCTGACTTAAGGCATGTTGCATCAGACTTGCTTCAG CATCCATTTGTCACTGGAGATTATTGGGAATCTCATCCAATTAGCACTTCAGTTATG GAATCCGTAAGCAATATTGTAACACCTGAGATGAATCTTAAGAACTC CTTGAACCATGTGATCAGAATGTCAACCTGCACAGGCTTAAAGGATGTCTGTGAAATGGATAGCCTGAGGATCTCAACTGTATATCCCCAAAATTCCTTAAACTTAAATGTGAGATCTTGGGGATTGAGCAATCCTGATGATGACATGTGTCAGATAGATGATAAAGATGACCTGATGGTTGGTGCATCAGTAAAGCTCAAATCCATCATAGTGTCTGATGATTTAAATAAG TTTGATGGAAGTCTAGAGTCAGAGAGAAGTGGAATAGACTTGTCTCCCGGTCAAACAATCCAGAATGCTGCTGGCAGCCCTGGAGTACCAGGTAAGGGGGAGAATGACTTCACATTTCCGTGTGGGCCAACAGGagctgaggatgatgatgaagtTACAGAATCAAAAATCAGAGCCTTCCTGGATGAAAAG GCTTTAGATTTGAAGAAGCTGCAGACACCTCTATATGAGTTCTACAGCACAATGAATGCAGCTGGTCCTCCTGGTGCAGTTCAAATGGCACAAAGTGAGAATGCTTTGAATATCTTGAATTTACCTCCTAAAAGCAGGTCCCCCAATCGGACACCTACCAGAAGACTCTCAGTAGTTCATTCTACCAATAATGCAAGACCTGGGAATCATGCGAAAAATGAATCAAATGCTAGTGGTTTACATGACCGAGCTCTACAGGAAATTCAGCCACCTCAGCAGAGTGAATGGAAAGGGCTTCTTCTTGATTCTCAGCAGGAGTCATTCAATCCAAG TGATAGCTTCTCTGAGAGACAAAGGAAATGGAAAGAAGAGCTTGATGAAGAGCTTAAGAGGAACCGAG AGATGATGCGCCAGGCAGGTGCAGGAGGGAAGACATCATCTCCAAACAATTGCATTCTTACTCGCCAAAGAGAACGGCTACGTTTTGCATTCTCAGGCAAATGA
- the LOC126689347 gene encoding mitogen-activated protein kinase kinase kinase NPK1 isoform X1 produces MQGILGSVRQSLVFRTAGGSGGEDGGVGGSFGGFVEKIGSSIRKSRIGLFSKSPVRALPPVPKSDDAQPIRWRRGELIGCGAFGRVYMGMNLDSGELLAVKQVSITTNSASKEKTQAHIRELEEEVKLLKNLSHPNIVRYLGTAREHDSLNILLEFVPGGSISSLLGKFGSFPESVIRMYTKQLLLGLEYLHKNGIMHRDIKGANILVDNKGCIKLADFGASKQVVELATINGAKSMKGTPYWMAPEVILQTGHSFSADIWSVGCTVIEMATGKPPWSQQYQEVAALFHIGTTKSHPPIPEHLSAEAKDFLLKCLQKEPDLRHVASDLLQHPFVTGDYWESHPISTSVMESVSNIVTPEMNLKNSLNHVIRMSTCTGLKDVCEMDSLRISTVYPQNSLNLNVRSWGLSNPDDDMCQIDDKDDLMVGASVKLKSIIVSDDLNKSFNPMCEPTDDWPCKFDGSLESERSGIDLSPGQTIQNAAGSPGVPGKGENDFTFPCGPTGAEDDDEVTESKIRAFLDEKALDLKKLQTPLYEFYSTMNAAGPPGAVQMAQSENALNILNLPPKSRSPNRTPTRRLSVVHSTNNARPGNHAKNESNASGLHDRALQEIQPPQQSEWKGLLLDSQQESFNPSDSFSERQRKWKEELDEELKRNREMMRQAGAGGKTSSPNNCILTRQRERLRFAFSGK; encoded by the exons ATGCAGGGCATTTTGGGATCGGTTCGCCAGTCCTTGGTGTTCCGAACAGCTGGCGGCAGCGGCGGTGAAGACGGAGGAGTAGGAGGAAGCTTCGGCGGTTTCGTAGAGAAGATCGGCTCCAGCATTCGCAAATCTCGAATCGGACTGTTCTCCAAATCGCCGGTTCGCGCACTCCCTCCGGTTCCAAAATCCGATGACGCTCAGCCGATCCGGTGGCGCAGAGGCGAGTTGATTGGTTGCGGCGCTTTCGGTCGCGTTTATATGGGGATGAACCTCGACTCCGGCGAGCTACTCGCCGTCAAACAG GTTTCGATTACGACGAATAGTGCTTCAAAGGAGAAAACACAA gcTCACATTAGGGAATTGGAGGAGGAAGTAAAGTTGCTGAAGAATCTTTCACATCCAAATATTGTT AGATATTTGGGAACTGCTAGAGAGCATGACTCATTGAATATTCTGTTGGAATTTGTTCCGGGTGGATCTATATCATCACTCTTAGGGAAATTCGGATCCTTCCCCGAGTCT GTTATAAGAATGTATACAAAACAATTGTTACTGGGTCTTGAATACCTTCACAAGAATGGAATTATGCATAGGGACATCAAG GGTGCAAACATTCTTGTTGATAATAAGGGATGCATTAAACTTGCGGACTTTGGTGCGTCCAAGCAAGTTGTTGAGTTG GCTACTATAAATGGTGCCAAGTCGATGAAGGGTACTCCATATTGGATGGCTCCCGAAGTTATTCTTCAAACTGGGCATAGCTT CTCTGCTGATATATGGAGTGTCGGGTGTACTGTAATTGAGATGGCTACAGGAAAGCCTCCATGGAGCCAACAATATCAGGAG GTTGCTGCTCTCTTCCATATTGGAACAACTAAATCTCATCCACCCATCCCTGAGCATCTCTCTGCTGAGGCGAaggattttcttttaaaatgttTACAGAA GGAACCTGACTTAAGGCATGTTGCATCAGACTTGCTTCAG CATCCATTTGTCACTGGAGATTATTGGGAATCTCATCCAATTAGCACTTCAGTTATG GAATCCGTAAGCAATATTGTAACACCTGAGATGAATCTTAAGAACTC CTTGAACCATGTGATCAGAATGTCAACCTGCACAGGCTTAAAGGATGTCTGTGAAATGGATAGCCTGAGGATCTCAACTGTATATCCCCAAAATTCCTTAAACTTAAATGTGAGATCTTGGGGATTGAGCAATCCTGATGATGACATGTGTCAGATAGATGATAAAGATGACCTGATGGTTGGTGCATCAGTAAAGCTCAAATCCATCATAGTGTCTGATGATTTAAATAAG AGTTTTAATCCTATGTGTGAGCCTACTGATGACTGGCCCTGCAAGTTTGATGGAAGTCTAGAGTCAGAGAGAAGTGGAATAGACTTGTCTCCCGGTCAAACAATCCAGAATGCTGCTGGCAGCCCTGGAGTACCAGGTAAGGGGGAGAATGACTTCACATTTCCGTGTGGGCCAACAGGagctgaggatgatgatgaagtTACAGAATCAAAAATCAGAGCCTTCCTGGATGAAAAG GCTTTAGATTTGAAGAAGCTGCAGACACCTCTATATGAGTTCTACAGCACAATGAATGCAGCTGGTCCTCCTGGTGCAGTTCAAATGGCACAAAGTGAGAATGCTTTGAATATCTTGAATTTACCTCCTAAAAGCAGGTCCCCCAATCGGACACCTACCAGAAGACTCTCAGTAGTTCATTCTACCAATAATGCAAGACCTGGGAATCATGCGAAAAATGAATCAAATGCTAGTGGTTTACATGACCGAGCTCTACAGGAAATTCAGCCACCTCAGCAGAGTGAATGGAAAGGGCTTCTTCTTGATTCTCAGCAGGAGTCATTCAATCCAAG TGATAGCTTCTCTGAGAGACAAAGGAAATGGAAAGAAGAGCTTGATGAAGAGCTTAAGAGGAACCGAG AGATGATGCGCCAGGCAGGTGCAGGAGGGAAGACATCATCTCCAAACAATTGCATTCTTACTCGCCAAAGAGAACGGCTACGTTTTGCATTCTCAGGCAAATGA